In Phaseolus vulgaris cultivar G19833 chromosome 10, P. vulgaris v2.0, whole genome shotgun sequence, a single genomic region encodes these proteins:
- the LOC137818745 gene encoding eukaryotic translation initiation factor 4G-like isoform X3 produces the protein MSFNQSKVEKSDVVYRNGRSSGFNQQRGSYGKTGGDGGGINPLSTARSFNKKSNNAQGGQSRLNPSQGNSTESNKASAARIISNGTHLQSQLHGGSDGPITKSSESSTGHKSTGIVPKAATAAFPPLISDPVLPTSPAKGDDESKAFPFQFGSIIPGFINGMEIPARTTSAPPKFDKQEPDQALDESYKSVSSVPNPPVPKQQKPHGKEAGVNEQSNVEEIKANKDSQAPLQFGGASPQIQSQGMTTTSLQMPVPMPLPIGNATQVQQPVFIPGLQPHPMHPQGIMHQGQNISFSPQMGNQLGNMGIGIGRQYPQQQGGKFATPRKTTHVKITHPETHEELRLHKRMDAYSNGGSSGARSHPNIPSQSQPVKSFPTTHPVNYFSSNSYNTKSPYYPPNSLPLTNTPMPPNSQPPTFNFPLYHGPQGVSFMNSSSQGSPLTNKTSIPAGITSMTIKPNGTATIVDLSSSNSCIADVQNGEPPSSTISCDVSSSVLQKGSETLSEVSPQQSKFSRDFVTVVSNNEGGQESLSISNSLKDKKPGKKDQLSQNQVSVRSPTTDTMPSRVVDHDISDIGVPDAIGTKKNHSATIINEDLPRSNTISAAVEVETDGSVEAPGYVSVEGNAAQTIDKVHNQMPDKTYELVEGNFGSSDLQSTDLPKTTPKHVKNDLENVDGESGTKDRPIMEPNKVKNTSKGKKKRKEILQKADAAGSTSDLYNAYKGPGEKKEDVLSSESKESATASLSLKQFDVGQSDIKASEKGDHNKVELEDWEDVADMSTPKLEVHDISQKAGDGHGSTTKKYSRDFLLKFVEQFVDLPEDFEITADIGALMNGNIGGSHIFERDSHPSPGRVVDRLGGMSRMDRRGDVVVEDDRWNKVSGSFRGRGPEGVGGNSGFRFGHGGNFGVLRNPRAQAPLQYGGGILSGPMQSGGNQGGRNSPNRERWQRSANFQQRGLIPSPAQTPLQIMHKAENKYEVGKVTDVEEVKQRQLKAILNKLTPQNFDKLFEKVKEVSIDNAITLIGVISQIFEKALMEPTFCEMYANFCLHLASELPDFSEDNEKITFKRLLLNKCQEEFERGEREEEEANKADEGEVKQSTEEREVRRVKARRRMLGNIRLIGELYKKKMLTERIMHECIKKLLGQYQDPDEENIEALCKLMSTIGEMIDHPKAKEHMDAYFERMKLLSINMNLSSRVRFMLKDSIDLRKNKWQQRRKVEGPKKIEEVHRDAAQERQSQAGGRSNRGPANNQSTRRTPIDFSPRVSSILSSSNSQMGGLCGLPPQSRGYGGSQDAQFEEQQSYETKTLSVPLPQRSLGEDSITLVPQGGLARGMSMRGSTTISNLPISEVVPVPRDSHRMPTGLNGQSNSSERTQYNSREDIGSRHGTNKSLGPSTHDQSIAPEHNVNHGNRNLRSVSPAPQIAYSDNILSEEKLRDMSLSAIREYYSARDENEIALCIKDLNSPSFYASMVSLWVTDSFERKDTERDLLAKLLINLVKSQHHTLSQVQLIKGFESVLCTLEDVVNDAPRAPEFLGRIFAQAIIERVATLNEIAQLIHDGGEEPGSLLEIGLAGDVLGSTLEVIQNEKGDMVLNEILSKSSNFPLKTFQPPDAKISRKLEKFI, from the exons ATGTCCTTCAATCAATCAAAGGTGGAAAAGAGCGACGTCGTTTACAGAAACGGACGATCCTCAGGCTTTAACCAGCAAAGAGGTTCCTACGGCAAGACTGGTGGCGATGGCGGTGGAATCAATCCATTATCCACTGCCCGAAG TTTTAACAAGAAGTCTAATAATGCACAAGGTGGACAATCTAGGCTAAATCCTTCCCAGGGAAATTCAACAGAGTCAAATAAGGCATCTGCAGCCCGGATCATTAGTAATGGTACCCATTTACAGTCCCAATTACATG GTGGATCAGATGGGCCAATTACAAAGTCATCTGAATCATCAACTGGACATAAGAGCACTGGAATTGTTCCAAAAGCTGCAACTGCTGCATTTCCCCCTTTGATTTCTGATCCTGTCCTTCCCACAAGCCCTGCCAAGG GAGATGATGAGTCTAAGGCATTCCCTTTTCAATTTGGATCCATCATTCCTGGCTTTATTAATGGGATGGAA ATCCCTGCTCGTACAACATCAGCTCCTCCTAAATTTGATAAGCAGGAGCCTGATCAG GCTCTTGATGAATCTTACAAATCTGTGTCTTCGGTGCCAAATCCTCCTGTTCCAAAGCAGCAGAAACCGCACGGGAAAGAGGCTGGTGTCAATGAGCAATCTAATGTTGAGGAGATTAAGGCAAACAAGGATTCTCAG GCTCCTTTACAGTTTGGAGGTGCTAGTCCACAGATTCAATCTCAGGGCATGACAACAACGTCCCTCCAAATGCCTGTACCGATGCCTTTACCAATTGGTAATGCTACGCAAGTGCAACAACCAGTTTTTATTCCAGGTCTTCAACCTCATCCAATGCATCCTCAAGGGATCATGCATCAAGGCCAAAACATTAGTTTTTCTCCTCAAATGGGTAATCAATTAGGCAACATGGGCATTGGCATAGGTCGTCAATATCCACAACAGCAAGGAGGAAAATTTGCTACTCCTCGAAAAACTACCCATGTAAAGATAACTCATCCTGAGACACATGAAGAGTTAAGACTTCATAAAAGGATGGATGCATATTCAAATGGTGGGTCATCCGGTGCTAGGTCACATCCTAACATACCTTCTCAATCCCAACCTGTTAAATCTTTTCCGACCACTCATCCTGTGAACTATTTTTCATCTAACTCATATAATACCAAGTCTCCCTATTATCCACCTAATTCTCTCCCATTAACAAATACCCCTATGCCTCCTAATTCTCAGCCACCAACATTTAATTTTCCTCTGTATCATGGTCCCCAAGGTGTGAGTTTTATGAATTCATCGTCACAAGGTTCCCCTCTTACTAATAAAACTAGCATTCCTGCTGGGATTACATCTATGACCATTAAGCCTAATGGTACAGCTACTATAGTGGACTTATCATCGTCCAATTCCTGTATTGCTGATGTTCAAAATGGAGAACCCCCTAGTTCAACAATATCCTGTGATGTTAGCTCCTCTGTGCTACAAAAAGGGTCGGAAACCTTGTCAGAAGTTTCTCCACAACAGTCTAAGTTTTCAAGAGATTTTGTCACAGTTGTGTCTAATAATGAAGGTGGACAGGAATCTCTCAGTATATCCAACTCTTTGAAGGATAAGAAACCAGGGAAGAAAGATCAATTATCACAAAATCAG GTTTCTGTACGGTCTCCCACAACGGACACTATGCCTTCTCGTGTTGTTGATCATGATATATCTGATATTGGAGTACCCGATGCTATAggaactaaaaaaaatcattctgcAACAATTATTAATGAAGATCTTCCAAGATCTAATACAATTTCTGCTGCTGTTGAAGTGGAGACCGATGGGTCTGTAGAAGCTCCTGGTTATGTTTCAGTGGAAGGAAATGCTGCACAAACTATTGACAAAGTTCACAATCAGATGCCTGATAAGACGTACGAATTAGTTGaag GAAATTTTGGCTCATCAGATCTGCAGTCTACTGATCTTCCAAAAACAACACCAAAGCATGTTAAGAATGATTTAGAGAATGTTGATGGTGAGTCAGGTACCAAGGATAGACCAATTATGGAACCAAATAAGGTGAAAAATACATCTAAagggaagaagaagagaaaagagaTACTTCAGAAAGCAGATGCTGCTGGGTCAACTTCTGATCTTTATAATGCATACAAGGGACCCGgggaaaagaaagaagatgtCTTAAGTTCTGAGAGCAAGGAAAGTGCTACTGCTTCTCTAAGTTTGAAGCAATTTGATGTTGGTCAGTCAGATATTAAAGCCAGTGAGAAAGGTGATCATAATAAAGTTGAACTTGAAGATTGGGAGGATGTTGCCGACATGTCTACCCCTAAACTAGAGGTTCATGACATATCTCAAAAAGCAGGTGATGGACATGGAAGTACAACCAAAAAATATTCACGTGATTTCCTTCTGAAATTTGTAGAGCAGTTCGTTGATCTTCCTGAAGATTTTGAAATCACTGCTGACATTGGTGCTTTGATGAATGGCAATATTGGCGGCTCTCATATTTTTGAGCGTGATTCACATCCTAGTCCTGGAAGAGTTGTAGATAGACTAGGTGGGATGTCTCGGATGGATCGTCGTGGCGATGTGGTTGTGGAGGATGATAGATGGAACAAAGTTTCTGGTTCTTTTCGTGGACGTGGTCCGGAAGGCGTTGGTGGTAATTCAGGATTTCGATTTGGTCATGGAGGCAATTTTGGTGTTTTAAGGAACCCTCGTGCACAAGCACCGCTACAATATGGTGGAGGGATCCTTTCTGGGCCAATGCAATCTGGGGGAAATCAGGGTGGAAGAAATAGCCCTAACAGGGAGAGATGGCAGCGATCTGCTAACTTCCAGCAGAGGGGTTTAATTCCTTCTCCCGCCCAAACTCCTTTACAAATAATGCACAAAGCTGAGAATAAGTATGAAGTGGGTAAAGTGACAGATGTGGAAGAGGTAAAACAGAGGCAGTTGAAAGCTATCTTGAACAAACTAACACCGCAAAATTTTGACAAACTCTTTGAAAAGGTGAAAGAAGTTAGTATTGACAATGCAATCACCCTCATTGGTGTCATCTCACAAATATTTGAGAAAGCTCTTATGGAACCTACCTTTTGTGAAATGTATGCCAACTTTTGTTTACATTTGGCTTCTGAGTTGCCTGATTTTAGTGAGGACAatgaaaaaataacttttaaaaggtTATTATTAAACAAGTGCCAAGAGGAATTTGAGAGGGgtgaaagagaagaagaagaagcaaataaGGCTGATGAGGGTGAGGTTAAGCAGTCTACTGAGGAAAGGGAAGTTAGAAGAGTTAAGGCAAGAAGACGCATGTTGGGAAACATTAGATTGATTGGAGAACTATATAAGAAGAAAATGTTGACAGAGAGGATAATGCATGAGTGTATCAAGAAGTTACTGGGTCAATATCAGGATCCAGATGAAGAAAACATTGAAGCTTTATGCAAGCTAATGAGTACTATTGGGGAGATGATTGACCATCCAAAAGCCAAGGAACATATGGATGCATATTTTGAAAGGATGAAATTATTATCAATCAACATGAATTTATCTTCTAGGGTGAGGTTCATGTTGAAGGATTCCATTGATTTGAGAAAGAATAAATGGCAACAAAGGAGGAAAGTAGAAGGTCCCAAAAAGATTGAGGAGGTACATAGGGATGCTGCTCAGGAAAGGCAATCCCAAGCTGGTGGTAGGTCAAATCGTGGTCCTGCTAACAATCAATCGACAAGAAGGACTCCCATTGATTTTAGTCCAAGAGTATCATCTATCTTGTCATCTTCTAATTCTCAAATGGGTGGATTATGCGGTCTTCCACCTCAATCTCGTGGGTATGGTGGCTCTCAGGATGCTCAATTTGAGGAACAACAATCTTATGAAACTAAGACCTTGTCAGTTCCTTTGCCTCAAAGATCTTTAGGAGAAGATTCTATAACCTTGGTACCTCAAGGTGGTCTTGCTAGGGGAATGTCTATGAGAGGATCAACCACAATTTCCAATTTGCCAATATCTGAAGTGGTTCCTGTACCTAGAGACTCTCATAGAATGCCTACAGGTCTTAATGGTCAGAGTAATTCATCAGAGCGCACACAATATAACTCAAGGGAGGATATTGGGTCAAGACATGGTACTAACAAGTCTTTAGGTCCATCTACTCATGATCAATCAATTGCTCCAGAGCATAATGTAAACCATGGTAACAGAAACTTGAGGAGTGTTTCACCTGCTCCTCAAATTGCTTATTCAGATAACATTTTGTCGGAAGAAAAACTGAGGGACATGTCCTTGTCAGCCATAAGAGAATACTacag TGCTAGAGATGAGAATGAAATTGCTTTGTGTATCAAAGATTtgaactccccaagcttctatgCTTCTATGGTTTCTCTCTGGGTCACAGATTCATTTGAGAGAAAGGACACAGAAAGAGATCTTTTGGCCAAACTACTTATCAACCTTGTGAAATCTCAACATCATACATTGAGTCAAGTCCAACTCATCAAAGG GTTCGAATCTGTTCTCTGTACATTGGAGGATGTCGTTAATGATGCCCCTAGAGCACCAGAGTTTCTTGGCCGAATTTTTGCTCAAGCCATAATAGAGAGAGTAGCTACTTTGAATGAGATTGCACAATTAATACATGATGGTGGAGAAGAGCCAGGTAGTCTCTTAGAAATTGGACTTGCAGGTGATGTTCTTGGAAGCACATTGGAGGTAATTCAAAATGAAAAGGGAGACATGGTTCTAAATGAGATCCTTTCAAAAAGCTCTAATTTCCCATTGAAAACTTTCCAACCACCTGATGCTAAAATATCAAGGAAGTTggaaaaatttatttag
- the LOC137818745 gene encoding eukaryotic translation initiation factor 4G-like isoform X4, translating to MSFNQSKVEKSDVVYRNGRSSGFNQQRGSYGKTGGDGGGINPLSTARSFNKKSNNAQGGQSRLNPSQGNSTESNKASAARIISNGTHLQSQLHGGSDGPITKSSESSTGHKSTGIVPKAATAAFPPLISDPVLPTSPAKGDDESKAFPFQFGSIIPGFINGMEIPARTTSAPPKFDKQEPDQALDESYKSVSSVPNPPVPKQQKPHGKEAGVNEQSNVEEIKANKDSQFGGASPQIQSQGMTTTSLQMPVPMPLPIGNATQVQQPVFIPGLQPHPMHPQGIMHQGQNISFSPQMGNQLGNMGIGIGRQYPQQQGGKFATPRKTTHVKITHPETHEELRLHKRMDAYSNGGSSGARSHPNIPSQSQPVKSFPTTHPVNYFSSNSYNTKSPYYPPNSLPLTNTPMPPNSQPPTFNFPLYHGPQGVSFMNSSSQGSPLTNKTSIPAGITSMTIKPNGTATIVDLSSSNSCIADVQNGEPPSSTISCDVSSSVLQKGSETLSEVSPQQSKFSRDFVTVVSNNEGGQESLSISNSLKDKKPGKKDQLSQNQVSVRSPTTDTMPSRVVDHDISDIGVPDAIGTKKNHSATIINEDLPRSNTISAAVEVETDGSVEAPGYVSVEGNAAQTIDKVHNQMPDKTYELVEGNFGSSDLQSTDLPKTTPKHVKNDLENVDGESGTKDRPIMEPNKVKNTSKGKKKRKEILQKADAAGSTSDLYNAYKGPGEKKEDVLSSESKESATASLSLKQFDVGQSDIKASEKGDHNKVELEDWEDVADMSTPKLEVHDISQKAGDGHGSTTKKYSRDFLLKFVEQFVDLPEDFEITADIGALMNGNIGGSHIFERDSHPSPGRVVDRLGGMSRMDRRGDVVVEDDRWNKVSGSFRGRGPEGVGGNSGFRFGHGGNFGVLRNPRAQAPLQYGGGILSGPMQSGGNQGGRNSPNRERWQRSANFQQRGLIPSPAQTPLQIMHKAENKYEVGKVTDVEEVKQRQLKAILNKLTPQNFDKLFEKVKEVSIDNAITLIGVISQIFEKALMEPTFCEMYANFCLHLASELPDFSEDNEKITFKRLLLNKCQEEFERGEREEEEANKADEGEVKQSTEEREVRRVKARRRMLGNIRLIGELYKKKMLTERIMHECIKKLLGQYQDPDEENIEALCKLMSTIGEMIDHPKAKEHMDAYFERMKLLSINMNLSSRVRFMLKDSIDLRKNKWQQRRKVEGPKKIEEVHRDAAQERQSQAGGRSNRGPANNQSTRRTPIDFSPRVSSILSSSNSQMGGLCGLPPQSRGYGGSQDAQFEEQQSYETKTLSVPLPQRSLGEDSITLVPQGGLARGMSMRGSTTISNLPISEVVPVPRDSHRMPTGLNGQSNSSERTQYNSREDIGSRHGTNKSLGPSTHDQSIAPEHNVNHGNRNLRSVSPAPQIAYSDNILSEEKLRDMSLSAIREYYSARDENEIALCIKDLNSPSFYASMVSLWVTDSFERKDTERDLLAKLLINLVKSQHHTLSQVQLIKGFESVLCTLEDVVNDAPRAPEFLGRIFAQAIIERVATLNEIAQLIHDGGEEPGSLLEIGLAGDVLGSTLEVIQNEKGDMVLNEILSKSSNFPLKTFQPPDAKISRKLEKFI from the exons ATGTCCTTCAATCAATCAAAGGTGGAAAAGAGCGACGTCGTTTACAGAAACGGACGATCCTCAGGCTTTAACCAGCAAAGAGGTTCCTACGGCAAGACTGGTGGCGATGGCGGTGGAATCAATCCATTATCCACTGCCCGAAG TTTTAACAAGAAGTCTAATAATGCACAAGGTGGACAATCTAGGCTAAATCCTTCCCAGGGAAATTCAACAGAGTCAAATAAGGCATCTGCAGCCCGGATCATTAGTAATGGTACCCATTTACAGTCCCAATTACATG GTGGATCAGATGGGCCAATTACAAAGTCATCTGAATCATCAACTGGACATAAGAGCACTGGAATTGTTCCAAAAGCTGCAACTGCTGCATTTCCCCCTTTGATTTCTGATCCTGTCCTTCCCACAAGCCCTGCCAAGG GAGATGATGAGTCTAAGGCATTCCCTTTTCAATTTGGATCCATCATTCCTGGCTTTATTAATGGGATGGAA ATCCCTGCTCGTACAACATCAGCTCCTCCTAAATTTGATAAGCAGGAGCCTGATCAG GCTCTTGATGAATCTTACAAATCTGTGTCTTCGGTGCCAAATCCTCCTGTTCCAAAGCAGCAGAAACCGCACGGGAAAGAGGCTGGTGTCAATGAGCAATCTAATGTTGAGGAGATTAAGGCAAACAAGGATTCTCAG TTTGGAGGTGCTAGTCCACAGATTCAATCTCAGGGCATGACAACAACGTCCCTCCAAATGCCTGTACCGATGCCTTTACCAATTGGTAATGCTACGCAAGTGCAACAACCAGTTTTTATTCCAGGTCTTCAACCTCATCCAATGCATCCTCAAGGGATCATGCATCAAGGCCAAAACATTAGTTTTTCTCCTCAAATGGGTAATCAATTAGGCAACATGGGCATTGGCATAGGTCGTCAATATCCACAACAGCAAGGAGGAAAATTTGCTACTCCTCGAAAAACTACCCATGTAAAGATAACTCATCCTGAGACACATGAAGAGTTAAGACTTCATAAAAGGATGGATGCATATTCAAATGGTGGGTCATCCGGTGCTAGGTCACATCCTAACATACCTTCTCAATCCCAACCTGTTAAATCTTTTCCGACCACTCATCCTGTGAACTATTTTTCATCTAACTCATATAATACCAAGTCTCCCTATTATCCACCTAATTCTCTCCCATTAACAAATACCCCTATGCCTCCTAATTCTCAGCCACCAACATTTAATTTTCCTCTGTATCATGGTCCCCAAGGTGTGAGTTTTATGAATTCATCGTCACAAGGTTCCCCTCTTACTAATAAAACTAGCATTCCTGCTGGGATTACATCTATGACCATTAAGCCTAATGGTACAGCTACTATAGTGGACTTATCATCGTCCAATTCCTGTATTGCTGATGTTCAAAATGGAGAACCCCCTAGTTCAACAATATCCTGTGATGTTAGCTCCTCTGTGCTACAAAAAGGGTCGGAAACCTTGTCAGAAGTTTCTCCACAACAGTCTAAGTTTTCAAGAGATTTTGTCACAGTTGTGTCTAATAATGAAGGTGGACAGGAATCTCTCAGTATATCCAACTCTTTGAAGGATAAGAAACCAGGGAAGAAAGATCAATTATCACAAAATCAG GTTTCTGTACGGTCTCCCACAACGGACACTATGCCTTCTCGTGTTGTTGATCATGATATATCTGATATTGGAGTACCCGATGCTATAggaactaaaaaaaatcattctgcAACAATTATTAATGAAGATCTTCCAAGATCTAATACAATTTCTGCTGCTGTTGAAGTGGAGACCGATGGGTCTGTAGAAGCTCCTGGTTATGTTTCAGTGGAAGGAAATGCTGCACAAACTATTGACAAAGTTCACAATCAGATGCCTGATAAGACGTACGAATTAGTTGaag GAAATTTTGGCTCATCAGATCTGCAGTCTACTGATCTTCCAAAAACAACACCAAAGCATGTTAAGAATGATTTAGAGAATGTTGATGGTGAGTCAGGTACCAAGGATAGACCAATTATGGAACCAAATAAGGTGAAAAATACATCTAAagggaagaagaagagaaaagagaTACTTCAGAAAGCAGATGCTGCTGGGTCAACTTCTGATCTTTATAATGCATACAAGGGACCCGgggaaaagaaagaagatgtCTTAAGTTCTGAGAGCAAGGAAAGTGCTACTGCTTCTCTAAGTTTGAAGCAATTTGATGTTGGTCAGTCAGATATTAAAGCCAGTGAGAAAGGTGATCATAATAAAGTTGAACTTGAAGATTGGGAGGATGTTGCCGACATGTCTACCCCTAAACTAGAGGTTCATGACATATCTCAAAAAGCAGGTGATGGACATGGAAGTACAACCAAAAAATATTCACGTGATTTCCTTCTGAAATTTGTAGAGCAGTTCGTTGATCTTCCTGAAGATTTTGAAATCACTGCTGACATTGGTGCTTTGATGAATGGCAATATTGGCGGCTCTCATATTTTTGAGCGTGATTCACATCCTAGTCCTGGAAGAGTTGTAGATAGACTAGGTGGGATGTCTCGGATGGATCGTCGTGGCGATGTGGTTGTGGAGGATGATAGATGGAACAAAGTTTCTGGTTCTTTTCGTGGACGTGGTCCGGAAGGCGTTGGTGGTAATTCAGGATTTCGATTTGGTCATGGAGGCAATTTTGGTGTTTTAAGGAACCCTCGTGCACAAGCACCGCTACAATATGGTGGAGGGATCCTTTCTGGGCCAATGCAATCTGGGGGAAATCAGGGTGGAAGAAATAGCCCTAACAGGGAGAGATGGCAGCGATCTGCTAACTTCCAGCAGAGGGGTTTAATTCCTTCTCCCGCCCAAACTCCTTTACAAATAATGCACAAAGCTGAGAATAAGTATGAAGTGGGTAAAGTGACAGATGTGGAAGAGGTAAAACAGAGGCAGTTGAAAGCTATCTTGAACAAACTAACACCGCAAAATTTTGACAAACTCTTTGAAAAGGTGAAAGAAGTTAGTATTGACAATGCAATCACCCTCATTGGTGTCATCTCACAAATATTTGAGAAAGCTCTTATGGAACCTACCTTTTGTGAAATGTATGCCAACTTTTGTTTACATTTGGCTTCTGAGTTGCCTGATTTTAGTGAGGACAatgaaaaaataacttttaaaaggtTATTATTAAACAAGTGCCAAGAGGAATTTGAGAGGGgtgaaagagaagaagaagaagcaaataaGGCTGATGAGGGTGAGGTTAAGCAGTCTACTGAGGAAAGGGAAGTTAGAAGAGTTAAGGCAAGAAGACGCATGTTGGGAAACATTAGATTGATTGGAGAACTATATAAGAAGAAAATGTTGACAGAGAGGATAATGCATGAGTGTATCAAGAAGTTACTGGGTCAATATCAGGATCCAGATGAAGAAAACATTGAAGCTTTATGCAAGCTAATGAGTACTATTGGGGAGATGATTGACCATCCAAAAGCCAAGGAACATATGGATGCATATTTTGAAAGGATGAAATTATTATCAATCAACATGAATTTATCTTCTAGGGTGAGGTTCATGTTGAAGGATTCCATTGATTTGAGAAAGAATAAATGGCAACAAAGGAGGAAAGTAGAAGGTCCCAAAAAGATTGAGGAGGTACATAGGGATGCTGCTCAGGAAAGGCAATCCCAAGCTGGTGGTAGGTCAAATCGTGGTCCTGCTAACAATCAATCGACAAGAAGGACTCCCATTGATTTTAGTCCAAGAGTATCATCTATCTTGTCATCTTCTAATTCTCAAATGGGTGGATTATGCGGTCTTCCACCTCAATCTCGTGGGTATGGTGGCTCTCAGGATGCTCAATTTGAGGAACAACAATCTTATGAAACTAAGACCTTGTCAGTTCCTTTGCCTCAAAGATCTTTAGGAGAAGATTCTATAACCTTGGTACCTCAAGGTGGTCTTGCTAGGGGAATGTCTATGAGAGGATCAACCACAATTTCCAATTTGCCAATATCTGAAGTGGTTCCTGTACCTAGAGACTCTCATAGAATGCCTACAGGTCTTAATGGTCAGAGTAATTCATCAGAGCGCACACAATATAACTCAAGGGAGGATATTGGGTCAAGACATGGTACTAACAAGTCTTTAGGTCCATCTACTCATGATCAATCAATTGCTCCAGAGCATAATGTAAACCATGGTAACAGAAACTTGAGGAGTGTTTCACCTGCTCCTCAAATTGCTTATTCAGATAACATTTTGTCGGAAGAAAAACTGAGGGACATGTCCTTGTCAGCCATAAGAGAATACTacag TGCTAGAGATGAGAATGAAATTGCTTTGTGTATCAAAGATTtgaactccccaagcttctatgCTTCTATGGTTTCTCTCTGGGTCACAGATTCATTTGAGAGAAAGGACACAGAAAGAGATCTTTTGGCCAAACTACTTATCAACCTTGTGAAATCTCAACATCATACATTGAGTCAAGTCCAACTCATCAAAGG GTTCGAATCTGTTCTCTGTACATTGGAGGATGTCGTTAATGATGCCCCTAGAGCACCAGAGTTTCTTGGCCGAATTTTTGCTCAAGCCATAATAGAGAGAGTAGCTACTTTGAATGAGATTGCACAATTAATACATGATGGTGGAGAAGAGCCAGGTAGTCTCTTAGAAATTGGACTTGCAGGTGATGTTCTTGGAAGCACATTGGAGGTAATTCAAAATGAAAAGGGAGACATGGTTCTAAATGAGATCCTTTCAAAAAGCTCTAATTTCCCATTGAAAACTTTCCAACCACCTGATGCTAAAATATCAAGGAAGTTggaaaaatttatttag